Below is a window of Ananas comosus cultivar F153 linkage group 9, ASM154086v1, whole genome shotgun sequence DNA.
TGATATAAAGTATATTTACTATGTTTTTGTTCTTTACAACAACTTTTTTTGTGTAACTTTACAGTCTCTTCTTTTAATTAGTATAGTAGTTATCACTTGGACGACTATTTAAGAGGTAAATGAAACatgtcaaaaataaatagaCTTATAATGTTGTATTGCTAGATCTCCTATTTCTTAAATAGACTTATAATGTTGTATTGCTAGATCTCCTATTTCGAATAAATTAGTTTTGTTTCAAGTGATTGTTTGATTTGCAAGACATATTCATATATTAAAGATAGATTATTTTTAGTCCTTTTTTTATTCTAACTTATAcaaaaataattgaaataatATATCTTGTTCATTATtgtttggctaaattacataaaacccccctatcaaaacccgattttttactttcctcccatgttatttaaaaacctacactttgtctccttgtaaaataaaaaatgttcacttcatcCCTTGCCGTTAGTAAGTCGTTAGGGttccatttataaaatattattatatatatttttatgtcaaaaatatCCTCAGCCATCTCTCCTGTGAACATGATAAAGGGCAAAATAGTGAGggataaaatggtcattttatcttCACAGTTCACATTGTAAcgtctgtgaacatttttcattttacaagggggcaaagtataggtttttaaatgacaaagaggagaaagtgaaaaatcggattttgacaaggggttttctgtaatttagcgtTATTGTTTTATTCTGTTTGTAATCAGCAGCAGCCAAGCACTCAGCCTCGAGCTCGGCGAGGAGGTCGCCGATGCACTACTGTTGATCAGAGGCTgcgaaggaagaggaagaagaggaggaggtggaggggaaagaggaggaagaagaagaagagaaagagaaatagtgtaaatttaactcaaagagtgtaactttcgtcTAAAAAGTGTAACTCTCAtcccaaagagtataatttctGTCTTAAAGaatgcaatttttatttaaaatagtgcaaaatttgtttaaaacagtgtaactttattttaacagtgcaatttcgtcttcttctttcttctataacttttttttctttattgtagaaaaaaatagcatgcttCTCGGAACCGAGAAGCATTTCCTCTTCGTtgccggcggcggcggtagGAACAATGGGTTTATTTGGCGGGTAGAAAATCTGTTGCAGTGGAAGTGTAGGgtgaaggcggaggaagaggacgcgaTACCGTGTTCGCTATCGTCGCGGAGGCGGTAGAGGAgggttgaagagaaaaaaaaagaaaaaaagagagttgcGGTGCGGCCTCGGCAAGGTCAGAGGTGAGGAGGGAGGGGGATGCGCATGCGAGGGCGAGGGTGTGAGGGGCAGAGGCAAGGCAGGTCGTTTCCGCCTTCAGCTCTGCCGTCTtcttcggagagaaaaaaaaaatacgagaAAAAaatcggagagagaaaaaggtataaggatattttggtagtttgctgaaaattcggactgaatttataaaatcgaaaaaaacggtccaattttgcaaaagctcaaaatttgtgaattttttatacagaTTAgcctaaaaaaaacaaaacatgcCAAAAAGAGATATTAGAATCAAGCCTGGCCGTTTGTACTGTCCCAGGATTTTGGTCCGTGGATCAGTTATGGGCCCATTTAGTTTCACTGGGTCTACGAATTGATTCGGTCCATATTTCGTGGTACCCTAAGTGTTAAAGATCGGCCCAATAACGAAGCCCATAACACTGGGTCAATGTGGGGGCAGCATGGGCATTTCACCACCTTATAACCAACCTATAAAATATGCTGATGAGAGAAACCCTAGCCggccctctcctctctccttcgTACCCCGCCTCCTCGCGGTTCCCCAAACCCTAACTCTAACCGTAGGAAGTAGGAGTAGGGATGGTGTCGGGGTCGGGGATATGCGCAGAGCGCGTGGTGGTGGACGCGCGGCACCACATGCTGGGGCGGCTGGCGTCGATCGTGGCGAAGGAGCTCCTGAACGGGCAGCGCGTGGTGGTGGTGCGGTGCGAGGAGCTGTGCCTCTCGGGGGGGCTCGTGCGGCAGAAGATGAAGTACCTCCGCTTCCTCCGCAAGCGCATGAACACCAAGCCCTCGCACGGCCCCATCCACTTCCGATCCCCCGCCAAGATCCTCTGGCGCACCGTGCGCGGGATGATCCCCCACAAGACCAAGCGTGGGGAGGCCGCGCTCGCCAGGCTCAAGGCCTACGAGGGCGTGCCCCCGCCCTACGACAAGACCAAGCGCCTCGTCATCCCCGACGCACTCAAgtaaaaaacaacaacaacaacaacaacaacaaaaatctcTCACGATCCACTTCTATCTTACTATAGTGGACGCTTCATTCATCTGCTTCCTTTCCTTCCCTcgtaaaagtttgatttttttttttcccctttttttgtttgttagGGTGTTGAGGCTTCAGCCCGGT
It encodes the following:
- the LOC109715862 gene encoding 60S ribosomal protein L13a-4-like; its protein translation is MVSGSGICAERVVVDARHHMLGRLASIVAKELLNGQRVVVVRCEELCLSGGLVRQKMKYLRFLRKRMNTKPSHGPIHFRSPAKILWRTVRGMIPHKTKRGEAALARLKAYEGVPPPYDKTKRLVIPDALKVLRLQPGHKYCLLGRLSKEVGWNHHDTIKELEEKRKQRAQVAYERRKQLAKLRLQAEKAAEEKLGSQLEILAPLKY